The following is a genomic window from Streptomyces chrestomyceticus JCM 4735.
ACTTGCCGAAGGTGTGTCCGGTGGCGGAACGCAACGTCGCCGAGGCCGGGCTGGACGACCGGATCGGCACCCATCCCGGCGACTTCCTCGCCGAGCCGGAGCTGCCCGGCGGGCACGACATCATCGTGCTGTCGATGATCCTGCACGACTGGGACGAGGCCACCAACCGCATGCTGCTGGACAAGTGCTGTGCGGCGCTGCCGCCCGGCGGCACGCTGGTGATCAGCGAGCTGATGGTGGACGACGATCTGACCGGGCCCGCCCCGGCCGCCCTGATGAGCCTGAACATGCTGGTCGAGACCGAGGGCGGGCGTAACTACACGGCGGCGGAGTACGGTTCCTGGCTGGCCGACGCCGGGTTCTCGGAGGTCCGCAAGGTGCCGTTCGAGGCGCCCGGCGCCAACGCGGCGATCGTCGCCCGCAAGTGACGCGCGCGATGTGACATGCCCGGTACACGCGAGGTGCGGGCCGTCCGCGGTGTGCGTACGGACCGCGGACGGCCCGCACGCACGGCGGTCTCAGGTGTCCAGCTTCTGCTTGGCGGTCTCCGGCAGGGTCAGGTACACGACGAAGGAGAGCAGGCAGAGGGCGGACACGTACCAGGGGAACAGGTCCGCGTTCCCGGCCTGTTTGAACCAGGTGCCCACGTACGGCGCGGTGCCGCCGAAGAGCGCCACGGTCAGCGAGTACGGGAAGCCGATGCCCGCGGCCCGTACCCGGGCCGGGAAGACCTCGGCGTTCACGGCGGCGGCGACCGCGGTGTACCCGGTCAGCAGCACCATGCCCGCGCACTGCACGAGCAGCAGCGACCAGAACGCGTCGGTCACCAGGTGCAGCAGCGGTACGGCGAGCACCGCGAAGCCCAGCGCGAAGCCGAGCAGCAGCGGCTTGCGGCCGACGCGGTCCGAGAGCAGGCCGCCGAGCGGCTGGAGCAGGGCGAAGAACAGCAGCGACAGGGTGCCGACGGTGAGCGCCTCGCTCTTGTCGAAACCGGCGTTGACCTGTGCGTACGTGGGCAGGTAGGTGGTCCAGGTGTAGTACGCGAGGGTGCCGCCGGCGGTGATGCCGCAGATCAGCAGGGACTGGCGCGGGTAGCGGCGCAGCGCCTCGAAGATGCCGGGGCGGGCGGCGGCCCGCTGCTCCTCGCTGCGCGTCTCGCGGGCCCCGCTGCGGATCCACAGGCCGAGGAGGCTGAACACCGCGCCGATCAGGAACACCAGGCGCCAGCCCCACTGCCCCATCTGGCCGTCGGTCAGGACGCCCGCCAGCAGGGCGGCCGTGCCGGACGCCAGCAGTTGGCCCGCGGTGGTGGAGACGTACTGGAAGCTGGAGAACAGCCCGCGCCGGCCGGGTCCGGCCGACTCGACGAGGAAGGTCGTGGAGGCGGCGAACTCGCCGCCCACGGAGAGCCCCTGCACCAGCCGGGCGACGACCAGCACGACCGGCGCGAGCACGCCGGTGGCCGCGTAGGTGGGGGTGACGGCGACGAGCAGGCTGCCGCCGCCCATCAGCAGGATCGTCAGGGTCAGCGCGGCCCGGCGGCCCCGGCGGTCGGCGACCGCGCCCATCAGCAGCCCGCCGACCGGGCGCATGAAGAAGCCCACCGCGAACACCGCGAAGGTGGACAGCAGCGGCACCAGCGGGTTGCCGGTGTCCTGGGGGAAGACCCGGTCGGCGATGTAGACGGCCAGGAAGGAGTACGCGTACCAGTCGTACCATTCCACGGCGTTGCCGACCGACGCCGCGGCCAACTGCCGCAACTGCGACACCTGCCGCGGCGCGCCGTCCGGCGCCCCTTCCGCCGTTCCGGCCTCGGCCTGCTCCGCACGTGTCATGGTCCTCCGCTCCGGGTCCTTCTCCTTCGCCCGCCGCTGGGGCAGGATGAGCCGACAGGTGATCATGTACCGGTGAGACGCCCCGCCGCCAGCGGTCGACGGCAGCCGAAAGGAGATGGCAACGTGCGCGTAGCACTGTTCGTCACCTGCATCAACGACACGCTCTACCCGGACACCGGCCGGGCAGTGATCACGCTGCTGGAACGCCTCGGGGTCGAGGTGGGATTCCCGGCGGAGCAGAGTTGCTGCGGCCAGCCCCAGTTCAACACCGGCTACCGGCATCTGACGGAGCCGCTGGTGCACCGCTTCGACCGCGCCTTCGCCGACTACGACTACGTGGTCACCCCCTCCGCGTCGTGCGCGGCGATGGTGCGGGACAACTACCCGAGGATCGCGGCGAAGGCCGAGGCCGAGGGGCGCGCCGGGCGGGAGCTGGCGCGGGCCGCGGCGAGCGCCGTGCCCAAGACGTACGAGCTGACCGAGTTCCTGACCGACGTGCTGAAGGTGACCGACGTGGGCGCGTACTACCCGCACACCGTCACCTACCACCCGACCTGCCACGGCCTGCGGATGCTGGGCCTGGGCGACCGGCCGCGCCGGCTGCTGGAGCGGGTACGGGGGCTGGAGCTGCGCGAACTGCCGGGCGCCGAGGAGTGCTGCGGCTTCGGCGGCACCTTCGCGGTGAAGAATCCGGCGGTGTCGGCCGCGATGGGCGCCGACAAGGCACGGGCGGTCCTGGAGACGGGCGCGGAGGCGGTCTGCACGGTCGACAACTCCTGTCTGATGCACATCGGCGGCACGCTCCGGCGGCAGGGCGCGGCGGCCCGGCCCGTGCACATCGCGGAGATCCTGGCCGCCACGGAGGCCGACGCGCGGGAACCGTCCCGCGCCCGCGCCACGGAAGGGAGCCCGCGGTGAGCGGTACGTATCTCGGCATGCCCGCGTTCCCCGCGGCCGCCGCGTCCTCCACCCAGGACGCCCGGCTGCGCGGCAACCTGCGCCACGCCACCCACACCATCCGCGACAAGCGCGCCAAGGCGGTGGCGGAGCTGGACGACTGGGCGCGTCTGCGGGCCGCGGGCGCCGCCGTCAAGGACCGTACGCTGCGCCACCTCGACCACTACCTGGAGCAGCTTGAGGAGTCGGTGACGGCGGCCGGCGGGCAGGTGCACTGGGCGGCGGACGCCGCGGAGGCCAACGCCATCGTCGCCCGGCTGGTGCGGGAGACCGGCGAGCGCGAGGTCGTCAAGGTCAAGTCGATGGCGACGCAGGAGACCGGACTGAACCGGGCGCTGGCCGAGGCGGGCATCAGCGCGTACGAGACGGATTTGGCGGAGCTGATCGTGCAGCTCGGCGACGATCTGCCGTCGCACATCCTGGTGCCCGCGATCCACCGCAACCGGGGCGAGATCCGGGACATCTTCCGGGAGCAGATGGCCCGTTGGGGCCGTCCGGCGCCGGATGATCTGTCGGACGCGCCGGCCGCGCTGGCGGAGGCGGCGCGGCTGCACCTGCGCGAGAAATTCCTGACCGCGAAGGTCGGCATCTCGGGGGCCAACTTCAT
Proteins encoded in this region:
- a CDS encoding MFS transporter codes for the protein MTRAEQAEAGTAEGAPDGAPRQVSQLRQLAAASVGNAVEWYDWYAYSFLAVYIADRVFPQDTGNPLVPLLSTFAVFAVGFFMRPVGGLLMGAVADRRGRRAALTLTILLMGGGSLLVAVTPTYAATGVLAPVVLVVARLVQGLSVGGEFAASTTFLVESAGPGRRGLFSSFQYVSTTAGQLLASGTAALLAGVLTDGQMGQWGWRLVFLIGAVFSLLGLWIRSGARETRSEEQRAAARPGIFEALRRYPRQSLLICGITAGGTLAYYTWTTYLPTYAQVNAGFDKSEALTVGTLSLLFFALLQPLGGLLSDRVGRKPLLLGFALGFAVLAVPLLHLVTDAFWSLLLVQCAGMVLLTGYTAVAAAVNAEVFPARVRAAGIGFPYSLTVALFGGTAPYVGTWFKQAGNADLFPWYVSALCLLSFVVYLTLPETAKQKLDT
- a CDS encoding (Fe-S)-binding protein; translation: MRVALFVTCINDTLYPDTGRAVITLLERLGVEVGFPAEQSCCGQPQFNTGYRHLTEPLVHRFDRAFADYDYVVTPSASCAAMVRDNYPRIAAKAEAEGRAGRELARAAASAVPKTYELTEFLTDVLKVTDVGAYYPHTVTYHPTCHGLRMLGLGDRPRRLLERVRGLELRELPGAEECCGFGGTFAVKNPAVSAAMGADKARAVLETGAEAVCTVDNSCLMHIGGTLRRQGAAARPVHIAEILAATEADAREPSRARATEGSPR